The following coding sequences are from one Rathayibacter sp. SW19 window:
- a CDS encoding pyridoxal phosphate-dependent aminotransferase, whose amino-acid sequence MNIDGPWLAAARGAGLLSPSGTIAATIFAEMSALAARTGAINLGQGFPDEDGPAEVLEAAIRAIRDGVNQYPPGIGMPVLREAIAEHQRRFYGLSVDPDREVLVTAGATEAIAATLLALVEPGDEVVTFEPYYDAYGALIALAAGVHRTVQLRAPEFQPDLDELRAAVTDRTKIILVNNPHNPTGSVFGRETLETIVELAHRHDAIIVTDEVYEHLTFGVQHVPIATLPGARERTVTISSGGKTFSTTGWKIGWLSAPAELVTAILAVKQFLTYVNGAPFQPATAVGLRLPDAFFRDVAATLAAKRDLLIAGLTDAGFAVSEPAGTYFVVADAAPLGYPDAVAFCRELPHLAGVVAVPISAFCSQPTDASMASLVRFAFCKRVEVLGRAAEQLAGLHR is encoded by the coding sequence ATGAACATCGACGGACCCTGGCTGGCGGCCGCACGCGGAGCTGGACTCCTATCCCCCAGCGGAACAATCGCCGCCACGATCTTCGCGGAAATGAGCGCACTCGCCGCACGCACTGGAGCCATCAACTTGGGCCAAGGCTTTCCAGATGAAGATGGGCCAGCCGAGGTGCTGGAGGCGGCGATCCGCGCCATCCGCGACGGGGTCAATCAGTACCCGCCTGGCATCGGCATGCCGGTGCTGCGTGAGGCGATCGCCGAGCATCAGCGGCGCTTCTACGGGCTCAGCGTCGACCCCGACCGCGAGGTGCTCGTGACGGCCGGCGCCACGGAGGCGATCGCCGCAACGCTTTTGGCGCTGGTCGAGCCGGGTGATGAGGTCGTCACGTTCGAGCCGTATTACGACGCGTATGGTGCCCTGATCGCGCTGGCCGCCGGCGTGCATCGAACCGTGCAATTGCGCGCGCCGGAGTTCCAGCCCGACCTCGACGAATTGCGGGCCGCTGTCACTGACCGCACCAAAATCATCCTGGTGAACAACCCGCACAACCCAACGGGCAGCGTGTTCGGCCGCGAGACCCTCGAGACGATCGTCGAGCTGGCGCACCGGCACGACGCGATCATTGTCACCGATGAGGTCTACGAGCACCTGACGTTCGGCGTGCAGCACGTTCCAATCGCGACGCTGCCGGGAGCGCGCGAACGCACGGTGACGATCTCATCTGGCGGCAAAACCTTCTCGACTACCGGGTGGAAAATCGGCTGGCTCAGCGCACCGGCCGAACTCGTAACGGCGATTCTGGCGGTCAAACAGTTCCTCACCTACGTGAACGGTGCGCCATTCCAGCCCGCGACCGCCGTCGGACTCCGGCTTCCTGACGCCTTCTTCCGCGACGTTGCGGCTACGCTCGCCGCAAAACGCGACCTGCTGATCGCAGGGCTCACGGATGCCGGTTTCGCCGTTTCCGAGCCCGCCGGCACCTATTTCGTGGTTGCGGATGCCGCGCCCCTCGGTTACCCGGATGCCGTCGCCTTCTGCCGAGAACTCCCCCACCTTGCCGGCGTTGTCGCCGTTCCGATCTCTGCGTTCTGCTCGCAGCCGACGGATGCTTCGATGGCCTCGCTCGTTCGGTTCGCGTTCTGCAAACGCGTGGAGGTTCTCGGACGCGCCGCCGAGCAGTTGGCGGGACTGCACCGCTGA
- a CDS encoding carbon-nitrogen hydrolase family protein, whose translation MTDQAVNVAVAQFAPGADRDHNLATIRELATTAAGRGARLIVFPEYSSFFVDPVGPAMVEAAEALDGPFVTALGALAAELGVDIVAGMAERVADAHKFSNTLVAVDPTGHIAATYRKQHLYDAFGGRESDWVQAGTIEVPEIFDVDGLRVGLQTCYDLRFPELTRLIVDAGAELVLVPSEWVRGPLKEHHWSTLIAARAIENTVYIAAADHTPPIGVGLSTIVDPMGVALATLGERADVALAPVALARVAQVRSINPALALRRYTVAPR comes from the coding sequence ATGACTGATCAAGCCGTCAACGTCGCGGTCGCCCAGTTCGCCCCCGGTGCCGATCGCGACCACAACCTCGCGACGATCCGCGAGTTGGCAACGACCGCGGCCGGTCGAGGCGCCCGACTGATCGTCTTCCCAGAATATTCTTCCTTCTTCGTCGACCCGGTCGGGCCCGCCATGGTCGAGGCGGCCGAAGCGCTCGACGGGCCGTTCGTGACCGCGCTCGGCGCGCTCGCCGCCGAACTCGGCGTCGACATCGTCGCCGGCATGGCCGAGCGAGTAGCGGATGCCCACAAGTTTTCGAACACGCTCGTCGCGGTTGACCCGACCGGGCACATCGCAGCGACCTACCGCAAACAACACCTGTACGACGCGTTCGGCGGCCGCGAATCCGACTGGGTGCAGGCCGGTACAATCGAGGTGCCAGAGATCTTCGACGTCGACGGCCTGCGCGTCGGACTGCAGACCTGTTACGACCTGCGCTTCCCCGAACTGACCCGCCTGATCGTCGACGCCGGCGCCGAACTCGTGCTCGTTCCGAGCGAGTGGGTGCGCGGCCCGCTGAAGGAACACCACTGGAGCACCCTCATCGCCGCCCGCGCCATCGAGAACACCGTCTACATCGCCGCCGCAGACCATACCCCGCCGATCGGCGTCGGTCTGAGCACGATCGTCGACCCGATGGGCGTCGCTCTTGCAACCCTCGGCGAACGAGCGGATGTCGCCCTCGCCCCAGTCGCGCTGGCCCGCGTCGCGCAGGTGCGCAGCATCAATCCCGCATTGGCTCTGCGTCGCTACACCGTTGCCCCGCGCTAG
- a CDS encoding helix-turn-helix transcriptional regulator — protein sequence MNPASHPQPPIPGLDPMIDVHTLAAYLGVPVSTIYDWRTRHKGPAGHRFGKHVMFAISDVQAWVAQQRDPASTVDGSSADGR from the coding sequence ATGAACCCCGCATCGCATCCGCAGCCGCCCATCCCCGGCCTCGATCCGATGATCGACGTGCACACCCTGGCCGCCTATCTCGGCGTGCCGGTCTCGACGATCTACGACTGGCGCACCCGACACAAGGGACCTGCCGGTCACCGCTTCGGCAAACACGTCATGTTCGCGATCTCCGACGTGCAGGCGTGGGTCGCGCAGCAACGCGACCCCGCCTCGACCGTGGACGGCTCATCCGCGGACGGGCGGTGA
- a CDS encoding tyrosine-type recombinase/integrase, with amino-acid sequence MLGTSSRIGEALAIRRRDVDVTSPHPSIRITGTIVCPRGAKPHRQDHPKTHKSRRTIAIPSFTAEAIRRRLAALVDRAPDALLFASRNQTPLTPNNVSTKLRRVLALAEIDGISPHMFRRTVATAINDHANINLAAELLGHADTRITIQHYIRRNEMVNPITADILDEVFAKETPRQ; translated from the coding sequence ATGCTCGGCACCTCGTCCCGGATCGGCGAGGCTCTCGCGATTCGCCGCCGCGACGTCGACGTGACCTCGCCGCACCCGTCCATCCGGATCACCGGCACCATCGTCTGCCCGCGAGGTGCGAAACCCCACCGGCAGGACCACCCGAAGACACACAAGTCCCGGCGCACGATCGCCATCCCGTCCTTCACGGCCGAAGCCATCCGCAGACGCCTGGCGGCCCTGGTCGACCGGGCGCCGGATGCGCTGCTCTTCGCGAGCCGGAACCAGACACCGCTGACGCCGAACAACGTGAGCACCAAGTTGCGGCGCGTGCTCGCCCTGGCCGAGATCGACGGGATCAGCCCGCACATGTTCCGCCGCACGGTCGCCACCGCCATCAACGACCACGCCAACATCAACCTCGCCGCCGAACTGCTGGGCCACGCGGACACGCGGATCACGATTCAGCACTACATCCGCCGCAACGAGATGGTCAACCCCATCACCGCGGACATCCTCGACGAGGTCTTCGCCAAGGAGACACCACGGCAATGA
- a CDS encoding nucleotidyl transferase AbiEii/AbiGii toxin family protein has protein sequence MNDLEYQRRVAFVLLEAIGDAGFALAGSSAIREHGLTDRPTEDVDLFTDSATTAEQFQTALRRGENALQTAGYRVERIRSFPLFARIRVEDTAGTSLDVDFAVNWRRDAPVRLSLGPVVSERDAVAGKLSAVYSRAEVRDFLDLDAIRRSGRYADTDLLAMGREHDDGFDETMFAQQLSRVANVLPSEAEEYGTTAEQLAGVQQRIMSWAIALREAHTPPAPSRSTIAKRIRQQQLDARQRALGEADPIPPERPGREPPHPSL, from the coding sequence GTGAACGATCTGGAGTATCAGCGTCGTGTTGCGTTTGTGCTGTTGGAGGCAATCGGGGATGCCGGGTTCGCCTTGGCCGGCTCAAGTGCAATCCGTGAACATGGGCTCACGGATCGGCCGACCGAGGACGTCGACCTCTTTACCGATTCGGCCACGACGGCAGAGCAGTTTCAGACGGCCCTGCGCCGCGGGGAGAACGCGCTGCAGACGGCAGGCTACCGGGTCGAACGTATCCGCTCGTTCCCGTTGTTCGCGCGCATCCGGGTCGAGGACACCGCGGGCACGAGCTTGGATGTGGACTTCGCAGTGAATTGGCGTCGGGACGCACCGGTGCGGTTGAGTCTGGGCCCGGTCGTGTCTGAGCGGGATGCGGTCGCCGGGAAACTGTCCGCGGTGTATTCCCGAGCGGAGGTGCGGGACTTCCTCGACCTGGACGCGATACGACGCTCTGGCCGCTACGCCGACACGGACCTGCTTGCAATGGGTCGGGAACATGACGACGGGTTCGACGAGACGATGTTCGCTCAGCAGCTGTCCCGGGTCGCGAACGTTCTGCCCTCTGAAGCGGAAGAGTACGGCACCACCGCTGAGCAGCTCGCGGGAGTTCAGCAGCGCATCATGAGCTGGGCAATTGCCCTCCGCGAAGCTCACACTCCGCCCGCGCCGTCGCGGTCGACCATAGCGAAGCGGATACGTCAGCAGCAGTTGGACGCCCGCCAGCGCGCTCTGGGTGAGGCCGATCCGATCCCACCCGAGCGGCCCGGCCGCGAACCACCTCACCCCTCACTTTGA
- a CDS encoding transcriptional regulator: MAQKILYQDIVPYETPSWLSALRGPASGMIEIPITVHWGPRHVFDLDDTGQRRAAYRAIVREGTPEVQEALLNVRLLRQLWPELVLPVRCRTLWETRFPELFA, encoded by the coding sequence ATGGCTCAGAAGATCCTGTATCAGGACATTGTCCCGTACGAGACGCCTTCTTGGCTGTCCGCGTTGCGCGGTCCGGCATCCGGGATGATAGAGATACCGATCACGGTGCATTGGGGTCCGCGTCACGTGTTCGATCTGGACGACACCGGTCAGCGTCGTGCCGCGTATCGGGCGATCGTGCGAGAAGGCACCCCGGAGGTCCAGGAGGCTCTGCTGAACGTCAGGCTGCTGCGTCAGTTGTGGCCGGAGTTGGTGCTGCCCGTACGATGCCGGACCTTGTGGGAGACTCGGTTCCCCGAGCTGTTCGCATAA
- a CDS encoding DUF5131 family protein, which translates to MAKRTGIEWTEITWNPTTGCDRISPGCDNCYALALSKRLKAMGAEKYQNDGHPVTSGPGFALTLHESALVQPYRWGGRKVVFVDSMSDLFHARVPLDFVKRVFDVIADTPQHTYQVLTKRSSRLPKIADKLDWPPNLWMGVSVENAEHLYRVDDLRQLPAAVRFLSCEPLIGPLDELNLDGIGWVITGGESGPHARSLDPGWVRAIRDNCFESNVPFFHKQWGGRTPKAGGRSLDGQIWSQMPERLAQLV; encoded by the coding sequence ATGGCCAAGCGAACAGGCATCGAATGGACGGAGATTACCTGGAACCCGACCACGGGCTGCGATCGCATCTCGCCGGGATGCGATAACTGCTACGCGCTCGCACTGTCGAAGCGCCTGAAGGCGATGGGCGCGGAGAAGTATCAGAACGACGGGCACCCTGTGACGTCGGGTCCGGGATTTGCACTCACCCTTCACGAGAGCGCCTTAGTGCAGCCCTACAGGTGGGGAGGCCGGAAAGTCGTCTTCGTCGACTCGATGAGCGACTTGTTCCACGCCCGCGTCCCGCTCGACTTTGTCAAGCGGGTCTTCGATGTCATCGCTGACACTCCACAACACACCTACCAGGTGCTCACGAAACGGTCCTCACGCCTACCCAAGATCGCGGATAAGCTCGACTGGCCACCGAACCTGTGGATGGGTGTGAGCGTGGAGAACGCCGAGCATCTCTATCGCGTCGACGATCTGCGTCAATTGCCGGCGGCGGTGCGATTCTTGTCGTGTGAGCCGCTGATTGGGCCGCTCGACGAGCTGAATCTGGACGGGATCGGCTGGGTCATTACTGGAGGAGAGTCCGGCCCTCATGCGAGGTCGCTGGACCCAGGCTGGGTGCGCGCAATTCGGGATAACTGCTTCGAGTCGAACGTGCCGTTCTTCCACAAGCAATGGGGCGGACGGACGCCTAAAGCCGGCGGACGCTCGCTGGACGGTCAGATTTGGAGCCAGATGCCGGAACGACTGGCGCAGCTCGTTTGA
- the tcmP gene encoding three-Cys-motif partner protein TcmP, with protein MLKHELLRRYLIPFVTMTGSFGTKNVWLIDAYAGPGKYGSDADGVEVPGSPTIICDLSKRQLSRGVKLHGVFIEREKPFVSQLRQVVNEADPQHALHEVLEGDAEQHLGAAVVKAGSDPLLIFLDPFGTSLSLEVLCGAIAGRSKRSPTEILLNFNLEAVWRIGGLLTKKSPNQADEKTLARADAFLGGPWWRRAFVEARSGGTQAASVAATHVASEYQRTLFRRTGLHSIHVPIRRRPDHQPLFLLTLFYAHPAAPVKFVEAASAANGAWRSYNKQKDLEAELTKNSDHSLFPDEWLLDMSAKEHERTERDLEAEWVNIIAANIRRLLESSVEITLETQLLEVYGTTVTLAREKHLNRAWDTVAAEGIAQPRLKGQQHPKQWFQVIKRAAPVVPASGSKSDRPASVRRL; from the coding sequence GTGCTCAAGCATGAGCTGCTGCGTCGTTACTTGATTCCGTTCGTGACGATGACAGGATCGTTCGGCACGAAGAACGTGTGGTTGATAGACGCGTACGCTGGACCAGGTAAGTATGGCTCAGATGCAGATGGCGTAGAGGTTCCTGGCTCCCCAACGATCATCTGCGATCTCTCCAAGCGGCAGCTCTCGAGAGGGGTCAAGCTCCACGGCGTCTTCATTGAGCGGGAGAAGCCGTTCGTCAGTCAACTGCGCCAGGTTGTGAACGAGGCCGACCCGCAACACGCTCTGCATGAGGTGCTTGAGGGCGATGCCGAGCAGCATCTTGGAGCAGCTGTTGTGAAGGCGGGATCTGATCCGCTGCTGATTTTTCTCGATCCGTTTGGCACCTCGCTGTCGCTTGAGGTGTTATGTGGGGCGATCGCAGGCAGATCGAAGAGGTCGCCGACGGAGATCCTATTGAACTTCAATCTGGAGGCGGTGTGGCGCATCGGGGGCTTGCTGACCAAGAAGTCGCCAAATCAGGCAGATGAGAAGACGCTCGCCCGCGCCGATGCGTTTCTCGGCGGGCCGTGGTGGAGACGGGCATTCGTGGAGGCGCGCAGCGGTGGCACTCAGGCAGCATCAGTGGCCGCAACACACGTTGCGAGCGAATACCAGAGAACACTTTTTAGGCGTACTGGTCTGCACTCGATTCATGTGCCAATCCGGAGGCGCCCGGACCATCAGCCCCTGTTCTTGTTGACGCTCTTCTATGCCCACCCCGCGGCACCGGTAAAGTTCGTCGAAGCCGCATCGGCTGCAAATGGGGCATGGCGGTCATATAACAAGCAGAAGGATTTAGAAGCTGAGCTCACAAAGAACAGCGACCATTCGTTGTTCCCAGACGAGTGGCTGTTGGACATGTCGGCGAAGGAGCATGAACGCACCGAGCGCGACCTTGAGGCGGAGTGGGTGAACATTATCGCCGCGAATATCCGACGACTTCTGGAGTCATCAGTCGAGATTACGTTGGAAACGCAACTACTTGAGGTGTACGGCACCACGGTTACTCTGGCCCGCGAGAAGCACCTGAATCGTGCCTGGGACACGGTCGCAGCTGAGGGCATCGCCCAGCCGCGCCTCAAGGGACAACAGCATCCCAAGCAGTGGTTTCAAGTGATCAAACGAGCTGCGCCAGTCGTTCCGGCATCTGGCTCCAAATCTGACCGTCCAGCGAGCGTCCGCCGGCTTTAG
- the mobF gene encoding MobF family relaxase, which translates to MVMSIRVMSAGRGFEYLLKSVAVGDGDRDLGTPLTRYYTVERTPPGIWLGSGLAGLGSDEAGRLRAGDEVTEGQLARLLGSGVDPITGGRLGAGYPVLQPPWRRIAGRVALLDASPGGVERAQQVQRIREEERARTPRTPVAGFDLTFSPPKSFSTLWGVADAGTQSLLAQAHHAAMHDTLGLLERQVAATRVGHGGVASMPVRGVIAAAFDHYDTRAGDPQLHTHVVVSNKVQGVDGKWRTLDSRTLHKATVALSASYNAFLADHATRLLGVSWVPVQRRSSQFTGWEIQGVPADLLAEFSRRTLGIQGGEGIEGGEGIQQAAHRLIAEYRTKHGRSPAPHAEARLRQQATLQTRPEKELRSLAVLTEDWRGRATSVLGQNTTRWVRQLLARSPSEAVLRADDLPLDRVCDIATVVLMEVGNRRATWGHWNLHAEAARQTMGLRFATAEDREAVIGAVVERAESESVRLTPEYDRLVPAMFANPDGSHWFRRPDAVAYTSQDLLDAETRLLEHAAETTGPRLALRLVHRHTSRAIRGVKIADDQAAAILQLATSGRVLDVLVGPAGTGKTTALRALHRAWTAAHGKDTVIGLAPSAAAADMLGQQLGLRTENTAKYLHDYTHGRWNLKPGQLVLIDEASLAGTLALDRITSHAASVGAKVVLIGDHAQLSAVETGGAFGMLARMRPDVAELTDVRRFRAEWEKAASLGLRHGDAAVLAAYQEHGRIHDGDQEQMLDAAYQAWRADRAAGRRSVMIAATSETVTELNQHARTDLIAAGEVQESGVALHDGTTAGVGDVIVTRLNERRLTTGSGAWVKNGDRWTVTGSFEDGSLAVRRFGSDGVPHGAAIVLPAAYVAAEVELGYATTIHRAQGSTVDTAHAVIDPKNATRELLYVALTRGRDANHAYIMDSPDEDTEPHHDLTGASTVTERLTRVLAKVGADRSATETMQLVTDEHASLTTLLKEYATLAEYAQAERWAALVERALLNDVVADDVFTSAYYPALEHTLRRAESHGYEPEKVLGDATRALHAYQPAQGKEPADPAVLLIRWIDRSTANPRRGTTQPAPRRVAGLLPRPIGAMPADMRAALAQRQQLIEQHARRLTLADLRAEAAWTKRLGTPGRDEQASWLRAAATIRLYRERYNVTGPSPLGNPDRLSGLEQAYEYRAARAAYDHARFVTSQQEASSITRTSVSIDRGHGIGR; encoded by the coding sequence ATGGTGATGTCGATCCGGGTGATGTCTGCCGGGCGCGGTTTCGAGTATCTGCTGAAATCGGTTGCCGTCGGCGACGGGGACCGTGACCTTGGCACGCCGTTGACGCGCTACTACACGGTCGAGCGCACCCCTCCCGGCATCTGGCTCGGCTCCGGTCTTGCCGGGCTTGGCAGTGATGAGGCGGGGCGGTTGCGCGCGGGCGATGAGGTGACCGAGGGACAGCTTGCCCGGCTGCTTGGTTCCGGGGTGGACCCGATCACCGGTGGGAGGCTCGGGGCCGGGTATCCGGTGCTGCAACCCCCGTGGCGGCGCATTGCGGGGCGTGTTGCACTCCTTGATGCGTCGCCGGGTGGGGTGGAGCGTGCGCAACAGGTGCAGCGCATCCGCGAGGAGGAACGCGCACGCACACCGCGCACCCCGGTTGCCGGGTTCGATCTGACGTTCTCGCCGCCGAAGTCGTTCAGCACCCTGTGGGGTGTCGCGGACGCCGGGACGCAATCGCTGCTCGCGCAAGCGCACCATGCGGCCATGCACGACACCCTCGGCCTGCTGGAGCGCCAGGTCGCCGCAACCCGGGTCGGGCATGGCGGTGTCGCGTCGATGCCGGTGCGCGGGGTGATCGCGGCAGCGTTCGATCACTACGACACCCGGGCCGGCGACCCGCAGTTGCACACCCATGTTGTGGTGTCCAACAAGGTGCAAGGCGTGGACGGGAAGTGGCGCACCCTGGATTCGCGCACCCTGCACAAGGCGACGGTGGCATTATCGGCGTCGTACAACGCGTTCCTTGCCGACCATGCGACACGCCTGCTCGGGGTGTCGTGGGTACCGGTGCAGCGGCGCAGCAGCCAGTTCACCGGTTGGGAGATTCAGGGGGTTCCGGCGGACCTGCTGGCCGAGTTCTCCCGCCGCACCCTCGGCATTCAGGGCGGTGAGGGGATCGAGGGCGGTGAGGGGATTCAGCAGGCAGCGCACCGGCTCATCGCTGAATACCGGACCAAGCACGGCCGATCACCGGCGCCGCATGCGGAGGCACGCCTGCGGCAGCAAGCAACCCTGCAGACGCGGCCGGAGAAGGAGCTACGCTCGCTTGCCGTGCTGACTGAGGATTGGCGTGGTCGGGCAACATCAGTGCTCGGGCAGAACACGACGAGATGGGTGCGGCAACTGCTCGCCCGGTCGCCGAGTGAGGCGGTTCTGCGCGCCGATGACCTCCCATTGGATCGCGTGTGCGACATTGCGACTGTGGTGTTGATGGAGGTCGGGAACCGGCGTGCGACGTGGGGGCACTGGAATCTGCACGCGGAAGCTGCACGGCAGACGATGGGGCTCCGGTTCGCCACCGCCGAGGACCGGGAAGCGGTGATCGGCGCGGTCGTGGAGCGTGCCGAGTCCGAGTCGGTGCGTCTGACGCCGGAATACGACCGGCTCGTGCCGGCGATGTTCGCCAACCCGGACGGGTCGCACTGGTTTCGCCGTCCCGACGCCGTCGCCTATACCAGCCAGGACCTGCTGGATGCCGAGACGCGGCTGCTGGAGCACGCCGCCGAGACGACCGGCCCCCGGCTGGCGTTGCGGCTCGTGCACCGGCACACCTCCCGCGCCATCCGCGGGGTGAAAATCGCCGACGACCAAGCCGCCGCGATCCTCCAACTCGCCACCTCCGGCCGTGTCCTCGACGTACTCGTCGGGCCAGCCGGAACGGGGAAAACAACGGCGCTGCGCGCCCTGCACCGCGCCTGGACCGCCGCCCACGGCAAGGATACGGTGATCGGACTCGCCCCCTCCGCTGCCGCCGCGGACATGCTCGGGCAACAATTGGGGCTGCGGACGGAGAACACGGCGAAATACCTGCACGACTACACGCACGGCCGCTGGAACCTGAAACCGGGGCAGCTGGTGCTGATCGATGAGGCATCCCTGGCCGGGACTCTCGCCCTGGACCGTATCACCAGCCACGCCGCCAGCGTGGGGGCGAAAGTTGTCCTGATCGGTGACCACGCCCAACTCTCCGCGGTGGAAACCGGTGGAGCGTTCGGCATGCTCGCCCGGATGCGGCCGGACGTGGCGGAGCTGACCGACGTGCGCCGGTTCCGCGCCGAGTGGGAAAAGGCCGCGAGCCTGGGATTGCGCCACGGCGATGCTGCGGTGCTCGCCGCATACCAGGAGCACGGACGCATCCATGACGGCGACCAGGAGCAGATGCTCGATGCCGCCTACCAGGCGTGGCGGGCCGACCGGGCGGCGGGCCGGCGATCAGTGATGATCGCGGCCACCTCTGAGACGGTGACCGAGCTGAACCAGCACGCCCGGACGGATCTGATCGCCGCGGGCGAGGTTCAGGAATCCGGCGTCGCCCTGCACGACGGCACCACCGCCGGAGTCGGGGACGTGATCGTGACCCGACTCAACGAGCGCCGCCTGACCACCGGCAGCGGAGCATGGGTAAAGAACGGCGACCGCTGGACGGTCACGGGCAGCTTCGAAGACGGATCCCTGGCAGTGCGTCGTTTCGGGAGTGATGGTGTTCCGCATGGGGCGGCGATCGTGCTCCCGGCCGCGTATGTCGCCGCGGAGGTCGAACTCGGCTACGCCACCACCATCCACCGGGCCCAAGGATCGACGGTGGACACCGCGCACGCGGTCATCGATCCGAAGAACGCAACCCGGGAACTGCTGTACGTCGCCCTCACCCGAGGCAGAGATGCGAACCACGCCTACATCATGGACAGCCCCGACGAGGACACAGAACCCCATCACGACCTCACCGGGGCGAGCACGGTGACCGAACGGCTCACGCGGGTTCTTGCCAAGGTCGGTGCCGACCGTTCCGCGACCGAGACGATGCAACTCGTCACCGACGAGCACGCCTCGCTGACCACGCTTCTGAAGGAATACGCAACGCTCGCCGAATACGCGCAGGCAGAACGGTGGGCCGCGCTAGTCGAGCGTGCACTGCTGAATGACGTGGTGGCGGACGATGTGTTCACCAGCGCCTACTACCCGGCACTGGAGCACACGCTCAGACGAGCAGAGTCACACGGTTACGAACCCGAGAAGGTGCTCGGCGACGCGACCCGCGCCCTCCACGCGTACCAACCCGCTCAGGGCAAGGAGCCCGCCGACCCGGCGGTGCTCCTGATCCGGTGGATCGACCGGAGCACGGCAAACCCGCGGCGTGGGACGACCCAGCCTGCCCCGCGCCGTGTCGCGGGGCTCCTGCCTCGCCCGATCGGAGCCATGCCTGCTGACATGCGTGCCGCCCTTGCCCAGAGGCAGCAACTCATCGAGCAACACGCCCGACGGCTCACCCTGGCCGACCTGCGGGCCGAAGCCGCGTGGACGAAACGGCTCGGCACGCCCGGCCGCGATGAGCAAGCATCCTGGCTCCGCGCCGCGGCAACGATTCGCCTCTACCGCGAACGCTACAACGTCACCGGGCCCTCCCCGCTCGGCAACCCTGACCGACTGAGCGGGTTGGAACAGGCATACGAATACCGGGCTGCCCGGGCCGCTTACGACCACGCGAGGTTCGTCACCAGCCAGCAGGAGGCCAGCTCAATCACGCGCACCAGTGTGAGCATCGACCGCGGGCACGGCATCGGCCGGTGA
- a CDS encoding alpha/beta fold hydrolase: MPYAPTLWASDLRAVAHHLGYQRFLFFGCSFIGALRPWLALRLAKHQTVAAVVSGGFPLLGDYGIASRDVDAQMEQLERGPESWAKWDLRFDPRAGAAFYRDLTGLAPNGLVDNASCPLFGFWGDRDRDAIEMVLPHSVLALGLTRRDVPWKQYPGYDHERLNSDLKVAWSDAETWLLKQTHELRLCPPTAHSERLNTFLGIPH, encoded by the coding sequence GTGCCCTACGCTCCAACTCTCTGGGCGTCGGACCTGCGCGCGGTGGCGCATCACCTCGGATATCAACGTTTTCTGTTCTTCGGCTGCTCATTCATCGGCGCGCTCAGGCCGTGGCTGGCACTGCGATTGGCGAAACATCAGACAGTCGCAGCCGTCGTGTCTGGCGGCTTTCCGTTGCTCGGCGACTACGGGATCGCGTCCCGCGATGTGGACGCCCAGATGGAGCAACTTGAGCGGGGCCCCGAGTCCTGGGCAAAGTGGGACCTAAGGTTCGATCCGCGAGCGGGTGCGGCCTTCTACCGTGATCTGACGGGGCTGGCTCCGAACGGTCTAGTTGACAACGCGTCATGCCCGCTCTTTGGCTTCTGGGGCGACCGCGACCGCGATGCGATCGAAATGGTCCTGCCGCATAGCGTGCTCGCCTTGGGCCTGACCCGTCGGGATGTCCCGTGGAAGCAGTACCCGGGCTATGACCACGAGAGACTCAATAGTGACTTGAAAGTTGCGTGGTCCGACGCCGAGACATGGCTACTGAAGCAGACACACGAACTGCGGCTCTGCCCCCCGACTGCCCACTCCGAGCGGTTGAACACATTCCTGGGAATCCCGCATTGA